The following coding sequences lie in one Gouania willdenowi chromosome 5, fGouWil2.1, whole genome shotgun sequence genomic window:
- the akr7a3 gene encoding aflatoxin B1 aldehyde reductase member 3 — MLLTAVRGGLCSLRPKLTLQDLWPRSGFFRNMSSSPTKRPVSVLGTMAFGGRADVKQSQEMVKVYLGRGHQHLDTAFMYMDGKSEAIIGDMGLPKTVSIATKANPWEGKTLKPESVRSQLETSLHRLQTDSVDLFYLHAPDHQNPIQDTLKACNELHKEGKFKELGLSNYASWEVAEIVCLCRQHNWIVPTVYQGMYNAITRQVEKELLPCLRNFGMKFYAYNPLAGGLLTGKYHYEDKDSSQPDGRFFNNSWAAAYRDRYWKQSQFQAISLVLEALETTYGSKKPSLTSAAMRWMYHHSQLKGDHGDGVIIGMSSMEQLQQNLEAAEEAPLEQRVVQAFDEAWNLVIHECPNYFR; from the exons ATGCTGCTGACTGCGGTGAGAGGTGGACTCTGTTCGCTCCGACCGAAGCTCACTCTCCAGGACTTGTGGCCCAGGTCCGGGTTCTTCAGAAACATGTCGTCGTCTCCCACTAAACGACCAGTTTCCGTACTGGGAACAATGGCGTTCGGTGGCCGAGCGGACGTTAAGCAGAGCCAGGAGATGGTGAAGGTGTATCTGGGTCGAGGACACCAGCACTTAGACACTGCGTTCATGTACATGGACGGGAAGTCTGAGGCCATCATTGGGGACATGGGTCTCCCCAAGACAG TAAGCATAGCAACCAAGGCTAACCCCTGGGAAGGAAAGACTCTGAAGCCTGAGAGTGTGCGTTCTCAGCTGGAAACCTCCCTTCACAGGCTGCAGACTGACAGCGTTGACCTTTTTTACCTTCATGCTCCTGATCACCAAAACCCCATTCAAGACACTCTGAAAGCTTGCAATGAGCTTCACAAAGAG GGTAAATTCAAGGAGCTTGGTCTGTCTAACTATGCATCATGGGAAGTGGCAGAAATCGTTTGCCTCTGCAGACAACATAACTGGATTGTTCCGACTGTGTATCAG GGAATGTACAATGCCATTACAAGACAAGTGGAAAAGGAGCTGCTGCCATGTCTGAGAAACTTTGGAATGAAATTCTATGCATACAATCCCCTGGCAG GTGGCCTTCTGACGGGGAAGTATCATTACGAAGACAAAGACTCCTCCCAGCCTGACGGACGTTTCTTTAACAACTCCTGGGCTGCAGCATACAGAGACAG ATACTGGAAGCAGAGCCAGTTCCAGGCCATAAGCTTAGTTCTTGAGGCATTAGAGACGACGTATGGCTCGAAGAAACCTTCTCTGACTTCTGCAGCAATGCGCTGGATGTACCACCACTCCCAGCTGAAG GGTGATCATGGTGATGGAGTCATTATTGGCATGTCAAGCATGGAGCAACTACAGCAAAACCTGGAAGCTGCAGAAGAGGCTCCTCTGGAGCAGAGAGTAGTGCAGGCCTTCGATGAAGCCTGGAACCTGGTAATCCACGAGTGTCCAAATTACTTCAGATAA